A portion of the Mycobacterium paraseoulense genome contains these proteins:
- a CDS encoding mycothiol-dependent nitroreductase Rv2466c family protein translates to MTDIDLYLDPVCPFSWVTARWLRDAARSTHTPVALRQMSLAVLNEGQDAENAEQQHMMERSTRLGRLFAAAVAEHGPEAFAGLYDSIGGRIHVRRDELDASAIREALAENGLEDRLAGALDDGDLDDAVRRAHQASQDALGDEAGSPIIAVDGRAFSGPVLTRAPNTHDGVRLLEAVLTMAGVPEFAALQRPYQGPPTIDG, encoded by the coding sequence TTGACCGACATCGACCTCTACCTCGATCCAGTCTGTCCGTTCTCCTGGGTGACGGCGCGCTGGCTGCGCGACGCGGCGCGGTCGACGCACACGCCGGTCGCCCTGCGGCAGATGAGCCTGGCGGTGCTCAACGAGGGCCAGGACGCGGAGAACGCCGAACAACAACACATGATGGAGCGGTCGACGCGGCTGGGACGGCTGTTCGCCGCGGCCGTCGCCGAACATGGACCCGAGGCGTTCGCGGGCCTCTACGACTCGATAGGCGGTCGCATCCACGTGCGCCGGGACGAACTCGATGCCTCAGCGATCCGCGAAGCCCTCGCCGAGAACGGCCTCGAGGACCGGCTCGCCGGAGCGCTCGACGACGGCGACCTCGACGACGCAGTCAGGCGGGCGCACCAGGCCAGCCAGGACGCCCTGGGCGACGAGGCCGGCAGCCCGATCATCGCTGTCGACGGCCGCGCGTTCTCCGGACCGGTCCTGACCCGGGCCCCGAACACCCACGACGGTGTTCGACTGCTCGAAGCCGTGCTCACCATGGCCGGCGTTCCCGAATTCGCCGCGCTGCAACGGCCGTACCAGGGTCCCCCGACCATCGACGGCTGA
- a CDS encoding serine/threonine-protein kinase has product MPEEPRSDNVAPVPSGIAAELAAAGFEDARQVARGGAGVIYCCYETALGRSVAVKVLPSHIDDDSRERFLREGYAMGGLSGHPNIVNILRVGVTASGKPYIVMPYHSADSLAVRLRREGPVPWPEALHIGVKLCGALETAHRTGTLHRDIKPANILVNDYGEPQLSDFGIAHIEGGYETATGFFSGTIDFTAPEVMTGNPATVASDMYSLGATLYALIAGNAAHERKKGEDLIAQYLRISTTGVPDMRPDGIPDAVCSAIERAMSIDPADRPASAEEFGRELQAAQRRNGLKPDAMAITGRPSAVVADVPHAAPAPPGGHSEVARPPAPNTSSMPAPPRLPTGHDDPTSAISAPIDHGLETAALPQSGPAELSEAASLLRGVHGSATQPKVRPPSTAAPSGGGAQGPPRGGNRARVAAWFAEPGKKRNRIALAAGAAALVVLLVVGGVYLALSPDNNAGSKGTSGQPTAQPPMQWKPITNARISRDAAATTQADGTIWIFGGIRSDGGLTGVQEGYDPVIDSWKVGDDLPVPVSHAMAVTWQGNPVVLGGWKSEGGKNVASDQVWRVINSRWVELPHLLQPRAAAAAAVVGDRLVVAGGVDASGALLNTTEVFDGNAWTLGAPIPTPRQMLAAASDGKLMYTVGGANGTGDLATVEAYDPGAKAWTPLPALSQPRSDFGVAIVDGRLVAAGGMSAGQLLKSVAAFDLMTKTWSGLPDMTTPRHGMAVDAVEKSVYAIGGSTAPGDGQPTSSAEALKLPPRRIQPAAQWRSLPDAPTPRLMMAWAVQGDKIWILGGLRNGAALQTVESYDPRTGAWQTGPPLPIPLHHATAATYRDEVVVLGGASDQLADASDKVFALRGGNWVELPHLTHPRAAPAAAVVGDKLVVVGGQNAKQLVPQTEVFDGSSWKDAADMPTPREHLAAVSDGTYLYAIGGRFLSADKNSAANERFDPQSGTWTKLVGMPTPRGSYGATYIDGRIVVAGGEEPTMVLNVVEMYDIADGRWSTLPPMPTARHAEVVATVGNTVYCIGGANRPTHEGPIATVEALDFM; this is encoded by the coding sequence ATGCCTGAAGAGCCACGTTCCGACAATGTCGCACCCGTACCGAGCGGCATCGCCGCGGAGCTGGCGGCCGCGGGGTTCGAGGACGCGCGCCAGGTGGCCCGGGGCGGGGCGGGGGTCATCTACTGCTGTTACGAGACCGCCCTCGGGCGAAGCGTTGCGGTCAAGGTGCTCCCGTCGCACATCGACGACGACAGCAGGGAACGGTTCCTTCGCGAGGGGTACGCGATGGGCGGGCTCTCCGGGCATCCGAACATCGTCAACATCCTGCGGGTCGGCGTCACCGCGAGCGGCAAGCCCTACATCGTGATGCCGTACCACTCGGCGGATTCGCTGGCGGTCCGGCTGCGACGCGAAGGTCCGGTGCCCTGGCCCGAAGCGTTGCACATCGGTGTAAAGCTCTGCGGCGCACTGGAAACCGCGCACCGGACCGGAACCTTGCACCGCGACATCAAGCCGGCGAACATCCTTGTCAACGATTACGGCGAGCCGCAGCTGAGCGATTTCGGAATCGCCCACATCGAAGGCGGGTACGAGACGGCGACCGGGTTCTTCTCCGGCACGATCGATTTCACCGCACCGGAGGTGATGACGGGCAACCCGGCGACCGTCGCCTCTGACATGTATTCGCTGGGCGCCACCCTGTACGCGCTCATCGCGGGCAACGCCGCGCACGAGCGCAAGAAGGGCGAGGACCTGATCGCGCAGTATCTGCGGATCAGCACCACCGGGGTCCCGGACATGCGTCCCGACGGCATCCCGGACGCGGTGTGCTCGGCGATCGAGAGGGCGATGTCGATCGACCCGGCCGACCGGCCCGCCTCGGCCGAGGAGTTCGGCCGCGAGCTACAGGCCGCCCAGCGCCGCAACGGTCTGAAACCCGACGCGATGGCCATCACCGGACGCCCCTCGGCCGTGGTGGCGGATGTCCCGCATGCCGCCCCGGCCCCGCCCGGCGGCCACAGCGAGGTGGCGCGGCCCCCCGCCCCGAACACGTCGAGCATGCCCGCCCCGCCGCGGCTGCCGACCGGGCACGACGATCCGACCTCCGCCATCAGCGCCCCGATCGACCACGGGCTCGAGACCGCGGCTTTGCCGCAGTCGGGGCCCGCCGAGCTGTCCGAGGCGGCCAGCCTGCTGCGCGGAGTGCACGGGTCGGCGACGCAACCCAAGGTGCGGCCGCCCAGCACCGCGGCACCGTCGGGCGGCGGCGCCCAGGGTCCACCGCGGGGCGGGAACCGGGCTCGGGTGGCCGCGTGGTTCGCGGAGCCGGGCAAGAAGCGAAACCGCATCGCGTTGGCGGCCGGCGCGGCGGCCCTGGTCGTGCTGCTGGTGGTCGGCGGCGTCTATCTCGCGCTTTCGCCCGACAACAACGCCGGTTCGAAGGGCACTTCCGGACAACCGACCGCGCAGCCGCCCATGCAGTGGAAGCCGATCACCAACGCACGCATTTCGCGGGACGCGGCGGCCACCACGCAGGCCGACGGCACGATCTGGATCTTCGGCGGGATCCGCAGCGACGGCGGCCTCACCGGAGTGCAAGAGGGATATGACCCCGTCATCGACAGCTGGAAGGTCGGCGACGACCTGCCGGTCCCCGTTTCGCACGCGATGGCCGTCACCTGGCAGGGCAACCCCGTCGTGCTCGGCGGCTGGAAGTCCGAGGGCGGTAAAAACGTGGCGAGCGACCAGGTTTGGCGGGTCATCAACAGCCGCTGGGTCGAGCTTCCGCACCTGTTGCAACCCCGGGCGGCCGCGGCGGCCGCCGTGGTGGGCGACCGCCTGGTCGTCGCGGGCGGCGTCGACGCGAGCGGCGCGCTGCTGAACACCACCGAGGTGTTCGACGGCAACGCCTGGACCCTCGGCGCGCCCATCCCGACCCCGCGCCAGATGCTGGCGGCGGCCTCGGACGGCAAGCTGATGTACACCGTGGGCGGCGCCAACGGCACCGGGGACCTGGCGACGGTCGAGGCCTACGACCCGGGCGCGAAGGCCTGGACGCCGTTGCCCGCGCTGAGCCAGCCGCGCAGCGATTTCGGGGTGGCCATCGTCGACGGGCGTCTGGTGGCGGCCGGGGGCATGTCGGCGGGACAACTCCTCAAGAGCGTCGCCGCGTTCGACCTGATGACCAAGACGTGGTCCGGACTGCCCGACATGACGACCCCGCGGCACGGCATGGCGGTCGACGCCGTGGAGAAGTCCGTGTACGCCATCGGCGGGTCGACCGCCCCCGGGGACGGCCAGCCGACCTCGTCGGCCGAGGCGCTCAAACTGCCGCCCCGCAGGATCCAGCCCGCGGCGCAATGGCGCTCGCTGCCCGATGCGCCGACCCCCCGGCTGATGATGGCCTGGGCAGTGCAGGGCGACAAGATCTGGATCCTGGGCGGCCTGCGCAACGGCGCCGCGCTGCAGACCGTCGAGAGCTACGACCCGCGCACCGGCGCCTGGCAGACCGGGCCGCCGCTGCCCATCCCGCTGCATCACGCGACGGCGGCTACCTACCGCGACGAAGTCGTGGTGCTCGGCGGTGCGAGCGATCAGCTCGCCGACGCGTCCGACAAGGTGTTCGCGCTGCGCGGCGGCAACTGGGTCGAACTGCCGCATCTCACCCACCCGCGCGCCGCCCCTGCCGCGGCGGTGGTGGGTGACAAGCTCGTCGTGGTCGGCGGCCAGAACGCCAAGCAACTCGTTCCGCAGACCGAGGTGTTCGACGGCAGTTCGTGGAAGGACGCCGCCGACATGCCCACGCCCCGCGAACACCTGGCCGCGGTGTCGGACGGCACCTACCTGTACGCGATCGGCGGGCGGTTCCTCTCCGCCGACAAGAACTCCGCCGCGAACGAGCGGTTCGACCCGCAGTCGGGAACCTGGACCAAGCTGGTGGGCATGCCGACCCCGCGGGGGAGCTACGGCGCGACCTACATCGACGGCCGCATCGTGGTGGCCGGTGGCGAGGAACCGACGATGGTGCTGAACGTCGTCGAGATGTACGACATCGCAGACGGCAGGTGGAGCACCTTGCCCCCGATGCCCACCGCGCGCCACGCCGAGGTGGTGGCGACGGTCGGAAACACCGTCTACTGCATCGGTGGGGCGAACCGGCCGACGCACGAGGGCCCGATCGCCACGGTCGAGGCGCTCGACTTCATGTAG
- a CDS encoding nitroreductase family deazaflavin-dependent oxidoreductase, with protein sequence MNRLSALQYSAGVLSPRRAMTLEVLGRRSGRVVSVPVVVVHHDGGRYLVSMLGDDANWVRNVRAAGGRAVMRRGHAQPVHLLEVATEDRAPVLRRYVAVAPGARPHIPLGGDAPLTEFERIAAHYPVFRITPDDPSRPHGHAGGR encoded by the coding sequence ATGAATCGGCTGTCCGCGCTGCAGTATTCGGCCGGTGTCCTGTCCCCGAGGCGGGCGATGACCCTCGAGGTGCTCGGGCGGCGTTCCGGGCGAGTGGTCTCGGTCCCCGTGGTCGTGGTCCATCACGACGGCGGGCGCTATCTGGTATCGATGTTGGGCGACGACGCGAACTGGGTGCGCAACGTTCGCGCTGCCGGCGGGCGGGCGGTCATGCGACGCGGGCACGCCCAACCCGTGCACCTGCTCGAGGTCGCCACCGAGGACCGCGCACCCGTGCTGCGCCGCTACGTCGCGGTCGCGCCCGGAGCGCGCCCCCACATTCCGCTGGGCGGCGACGCTCCGCTGACGGAATTCGAGCGCATCGCCGCCCACTACCCGGTGTTCCGGATCACCCCCGACGATCCGTCCCGCCCGCACGGGCACGCCGGTGGGCGCTGA